The Bos javanicus breed banteng chromosome 21, ARS-OSU_banteng_1.0, whole genome shotgun sequence genome includes a region encoding these proteins:
- the PPIP5K1 gene encoding inositol hexakisphosphate and diphosphoinositol-pentakisphosphate kinase 1 isoform X9 gives MYLQVYTVGPDYAHAEARKSPALDGKVERDSEGKEIRYPVMLTAMEKLVARKVCVAFKQTVCGFDLLRANGHSFVCDVNGFSFVKNSMKYYDDCAKILGNTIMRELAPQFQIPWSIPMEAEDIPIVPTTSGTMMELRCVIAIIRHGDRTPKQKMKMEVTHPRFFSLFEKHGGYKTGKLKLKRPEQLQEVLDITRLLLAELEKEPGGEIEEKTGKLEQLKSVLEMYGHFSGINRKVQLTYYPHGVKASNEGQDTQREALAPSLLLVLKWGGELTPAGRVQAEELGRAFRCMYPGGQGDYAGFPGCGLLRLHSTFRHDLKIYASDEGRVQMTAAAFAKGLLALEGELTPILVQMVKSANMNGLLDSDGDSLSSCQHRVKARLHHILQQDAPFGPEDYNQLAPTGSTSLLSSMAVIQNPVKVCDQVFDLIENLTHQIRERMQDPKSVDLQLYHSETLELMLQRWSKLERDFRQKSGRYDISKIPDIYDCVKYDVQHNGSLGLQGTAELLRLSKALADVVIPQEYGISREEKLEIAVGFCLPLLRKILLDLQRTHEDESVNKLHPLYSRGVLSPGRHVRTRLYFTSESHVHSLLSVFRYGGLLDETKDTQWQRALAYLSAISELNYMTQIVIMLYEDNTRDPLSEERFHVELHFSPGVKGVEEEGSAPTGCGFRPASSENEERKADQGSVEDLCPGKASDEPDRALQTSPLPSEGPGLPKRSPLIRNRKAGSMEVLSETSSSRPGGHRLFSSSRPPTEMKQSGLGSQCTGLFSTTVLGGSSSAPNLQDYARSQGKKLPPASLKHRDAPPELLDDQHPVVRLLRGFSSDCTGGRPVSLDAALAHHLHQCSYHLRLFRNWLRSGQDDPECLYGFEGCSMVPTIYPLETLHNALSLRQVSEFLSRVCQRHTEAQAQASAALFDSMHSNQASDSPFSPPRTLHSPTLQLQQHSEKPPWYSSGPSSTVSSAGPSSPTAVDGNCPFGFSDQPSVSSHVTEEYQGLGLLQEAPGSGTQEPPLEGQQEPFEQNQSPQEPPVETKKPCQEVAEEVSQPCQDIPEEVNQPCQQVSDICQPCEENHDDVDQTCQEVPQISQPCEDASQLYQKVSKEVCELCQNSEEVNQPCQGVPVEIGRLVHGFPVGVGGLAQEVLGEVGRPTQEIPEELSQSCQEFSVDIGRLAQEASAINLLSPDTPEVDNPPLEFPGEGALQAQEVSEWVKQQQSYVVPELIDQLSREEVPQVQCPPSNANPQSQSLAPDQNSPLPPATCDSSFSH, from the exons ATGTACCTGCAGGTGTACACAGTGGGGCCAGACTATGCCCATGCTGAAGCCAGAAAATCTCCAGCTTTGGATGGGAAGGTTGAACGAGACAGTGAGGGAAAAGAGATTCGATATCCAGTCATGCTGACCGCCATGGAAAAGCTGGTGGCCAGGAAAGTCTGCGTAGCTTTTAAG CAAACAGTTTGTGGTTTTGATCTCCTCCGTGCCAATGGTCACTCCTTTGTGTGTGATGTCAATGGCTTCAGTTTTGTCAAGAATTCAATGAAATACTATGATGATTGTGCCAAGATTCTAGG GAACACCATAATGCGGGAGCTTGCCCCGCAGTTCCAGATCCCGTGGTCCATCCCCATGGAGGCTGAGGACATTCCCATTGTCCCTACCACTTCTGGCACTAT GATGGAACTTCGTTGTGTCATTGCAATCATTCGTCATGGGGATCGTACACCCAAGCAGAAGATGAAGATGGAGGTGACACACCCAAG ATTTTTTAGTCTATTCGAAAAACATGGTGGTTACAAGACAGGGAAATTAAAACTGAAGCGGCCAGAGCAGCTACAG GAGGTGCTGGACATCACACGGCTGCTATTGGCTGAACTGGAGAAAGAACCAGGTGGTGAGATCGAGGAGAAGACGGGGAAATTGGAGCAGTTAAAATCTGTGCTGGAGAT GTACGGTCACTTCTCAGGCATCAACCGGAAGGTGCAGCTGACTTACTACCCTCATGGAGTAAAAGCTTCTAATGAGGGGCAAG ATACACAGCGGGAGGCCCTGGCCCCATCCCTCTTGCTGGTACTGAAGTGGGGTGGAGAACTGACCCCGGCTGGCCGTGTTCAGGCTGAGGAACTGGGGCGAGCTTTCCGCTGCATGTACCCTGGAGGACAGG GTGACTATGCTGGCTTTCCTGGCTGTGGGCTGCTTCGTCTCCATAGCACTTTCCGCCACGATCTCAAGATTTACGCCTCTGATGAGGGCCGTGTCCAGATGACTGCCGCAGCCTTTGCTAAG GGCCTTCTGGCTCTAGAAGGGGAGTTGACACCCATTTTGGTACAAATGGTGAAGAGTGCCAACATGAACGGGCTCTTGGACAGCGATGGGGATTCCCTGAGCAGCTGCCAGCACCGTGTGAAGGCTCGGCTACATCACATTCTGCAGCAGGATGCGCCCTTTGGCCCTGAGGATTACAATCAG CTGGCTCCCACTGGAAGCACTTCCCTCCTCAGCTCCATGGCTGTTATCCAGAATCCTGTGAAGGTCTGTGATCAAGTATTTGACCTGATTGAAAACCTCACTCACCAGATCCGGGAACGGATGCAGGACCCCAAGTCTGTAG ACCTGCAGCTCTACCACAGCGAGACACTAGAGCTGATGCTGCAGCGTTGGAGCAAGCTGGAGCGTGACTTCCGGCAGAAGAGTGGGCGCTATGACATCAGTAAGATCCCTGACATCTACGACTGTGTCAAGTATGATGTACAGCACAATGGGAGTCTGGGACTTCAAGGCACAGCAGAGCTGCTCCGTCTCTCTAAGGCGCTGGCTGATGTAGTCATTCCCCAG GAATATGGGATCAGCCGGGAGGAGAAACTGGAAATTGCCGTGGGCTTCTGTCTCCCACTGTTGCGGAAGATACTGCTTGACCTGCAGAGAACCCACGAGGATGAGTCTGTCAACAAGCTGCATCCCCT GTACTCCCGAGGGGTGCTCTCTCCAGGCCGCCATGTTCGAACACGTCTCTACTTCACCAGTGAGAGCCACGTGCACTCCCTACTGAGTGTCTTCCGCTATGGGGGACTTCTGGAT GAAACCAAGGATACACAGTGGCAGCGAGCTTTGGCTTATCTCAGTGCCATCTCAGAGCTCAACTACATGACCCAGATTGTCATCATGCTCTATGAGGACAACACCCGG GATCCCTTGTCGGAGGAGCGGTTCCATGTTGAATTGCACTTCAGCCCTGGAGTGAAAGGTGTCGAGGAAGAAGGCAGTGCCCCCACTGGCTGTGGATTCCGTCCAGCCTCTTCTGAG AATGAGGAGAGGAAAGCAGACCAAGGCAGCGTGGAGGACCTGTGCCCTGGGAAGGCATCAGATGAACCAGACAGAGCATTGCAGACCTCGCCTCTGCCCTCTGAGGGCCCTGGCCTCCCAAAGAGATCACCCCTCATTCGTAACCGCAAAGCCGGCTCCATGGAG GTGCTTTCTGAGACCTCCTCCTCGAGGCCTGGTGGGCACCGACTCTTCTCATCTTCACGGCCACCGACAGAGATGAAGCAGAGCGGCCTAG GCTCACAGTGCACGGGGCTGTTCAGCACGACAGTGCTGGGTGGCTCCTCCAGCGCCCCGAATCTTCAGGACTACGCCCGCAGCCAAGGCAAAAAGCTTCCACCCGCCAGTCTGAAGCACCGAGATG cccctccagagCTGCTGGATGACCAGCACCCTGTGGTCCGGCTGCTGCGCGGTTTTTCCTCTGACTGCACGGGGGGCCGGCCGGTGTCCTTGGACGCCGCGCTGGCACATCACCTGCACCAGTGCTCCTACCACCTGCGGCTCTTCCGGAACTGGCTGCGCTCAGGCCAGGATGACCCCGAGTGCCTCTACG GATTTGAGGGGTGCTCCATGGTGCCTACTATTTACCCCCTGGAAACACTGCATAATGCCCTTTCCTTGCGTCAAGTGAGTGAATTCTTGAGTAGAGTCTGCCAACGCCACACTGAGGCCCAAGCACAGGCGTCTGCAG CTCTCTTTGACTCTATGCACAGCAACCAAGCCTCTGACAGCCCGTTTTCTCCACCTCGCACTCTTCATTCACCTACCCTACAACTCCAACAGCACTCTGAAAAGCCCCCTTGGT ACAGCAGCGGCCCTTCCAGCACTGTGTCCAGTGCTGGTCCTTCCTCCCCTACTGCAGTGGATGGTAACTGCCCTTTTGGCTTCAGTGATCAGCCCTCCGTAAGCTCACATGTGACTGAAGAATATCAAGGCCTTGGGCTGCTCCAGGAGGCCCCTGGGAGTGGCACACAAGAGCCCCCTTTAGAAGGGCAGCAAGAGCCTTTTGAACAAAACCAGTCCCCACAGGAACCACCTGTGGAAACCAAGAAGCCGTGCCAGGAAGTTGCTGAGGAGGTCAGCCAACCATGCCAGGACATCCCTGAAGAGGTCAACCAGCCATGCCAGCAGGTCTCTGACATCTGCCAGCCATGCGAGGAGAACCATGATGATGTTGACCAGACATGCCAGGAGGTCCCTCAAATCAGCCAACCATGCGAGGATGCCAGCCAGCTGTACCAGAAAGTCTCCAAGGAAGTTTGTGAACTTTGCCAGAACTCTGAGGAGGTCAACCAGCCATGCCAGGGGGTCCCTGTAGAGATTGGCAGGCTGGTCCATGGGTTCCCTGTAGGGGTTGGTGGCCTGGCCCAGGAAGTCCTTGGGGAAGTTGGCAGGCCCACCCAAGAGATCCCTGAGGAGCTCAGCCAATCGTGCCAGGAATTCTCTGTGGACATTGGCAGGCTGGCCCAAGAGGCTTCTGCAATCAATTTGTTGTCTCCGGACACACCTGAGGTTGATAACCCTCCCTTAGAGTTCCCTGGGGAGGGTGCTTTGCAGGCCCAGGAGGTCTCAGAGTGGGTGAAGCAGCAGCAGTCCTATGTGGTCCCTGAGCTGATTGACCAGCTGTCCAGAGAGGAAGTTCCCCAAGTCCAGTGTCCACCTAGCAATGCAAACCCTCAGAGCCAGTCTCTAGCCCCTGACCAGAACTCCCCCCTTCCACCAGCAACATGTGATTCATCATTTTCTCATTAG